A genomic stretch from Actinomycetes bacterium includes:
- a CDS encoding immune inhibitor A domain-containing protein has product MRKLTTSVVTGLAGVAVAAAVIQQPAVAAPVQDDGATAGQARAAAHRPDNRLGPATKKQLALREAAVQKVAAGEATPDADGVVKLGDGKFAEVETTKSDKIFTILAEFGTQSVNKYGTAPGPLHNQIAQPDRSVDNSTTWTKDYDKAYYENLFNGSGESMKTFYEALSNGQYSVTNTVSDWVQVPYNASYYGDNAVEDFGGSWAFISDAGNAWYADALKEMGSKAAVQDYLKQFDVWDRNDFDNDGNFDESDGYIDHFQAVHAGQGEDAGGGGQGEDAIWSHRWYVNGDDYGVTGPAGNLSGGAQIGQSTYWFGDYTTEPENGGLGVFAHEYGHDLGLPDYYDTAGGENGTAFWTLMSSGSWLSHGGTEGIGTTPGLMGPEEKLFLGWLDYSTVPAGKSGNFTLNPSQYHVSGKDQAVKIDLPDATVTKDYTTPPSGTHAWWTGSADDLNESLTTSVAAAGKVSVSASAWYNIEAGYDFLYAEYSLDGGQTWQRTGSGVDGSSNGRWTTLRYSYDAGGSASEFRFRYQSDGGVHLAGAFLDDISVNGTVDDVESGTGAWTKSGLWQISTGTVSKTSPSYYLVENREYAGYDDTLRTGPYQFSEAYKRPDWVEFFKFQNGLLVWYVNHSVEDDNTSEHPGTGLSLPVDARPAPFSYPDGTRPSNRRQPFDATFGLEATDETCLHKQVVVGNGPSQSIETVAACAESNPGIPTFDDSNPLAYWSSANPQNSVKVAGEGVTVTVTGDRGQDLTVKVVNPAQ; this is encoded by the coding sequence GTGAGGAAGCTCACCACTTCCGTGGTCACCGGTCTTGCCGGTGTCGCGGTTGCCGCTGCTGTGATCCAGCAGCCGGCCGTCGCCGCACCTGTGCAGGACGACGGTGCCACCGCGGGCCAGGCGAGGGCGGCCGCGCACCGGCCGGACAACCGCCTCGGCCCGGCGACCAAGAAGCAGCTCGCGCTGCGTGAGGCCGCCGTGCAGAAGGTCGCCGCCGGCGAGGCGACCCCCGACGCCGACGGCGTCGTCAAGCTCGGCGACGGCAAGTTCGCCGAGGTCGAGACGACCAAGAGTGACAAGATCTTCACGATTCTGGCCGAGTTCGGGACCCAGAGCGTCAACAAGTACGGCACCGCCCCCGGCCCGCTGCACAACCAGATCGCGCAGCCGGACCGTTCGGTGGACAACTCGACGACGTGGACCAAGGACTACGACAAGGCCTATTACGAGAACCTCTTCAACGGCTCGGGCGAGTCGATGAAGACCTTCTACGAGGCGCTCTCCAACGGGCAGTACTCGGTGACGAACACGGTCTCCGACTGGGTGCAGGTCCCCTACAACGCGTCCTACTACGGCGACAACGCCGTCGAGGACTTCGGCGGTTCCTGGGCGTTCATCAGCGACGCCGGCAACGCGTGGTACGCGGACGCCCTGAAGGAGATGGGCAGCAAGGCTGCCGTCCAGGACTACCTCAAGCAGTTCGATGTCTGGGACCGTAACGACTTCGACAACGACGGCAACTTCGACGAGTCCGACGGCTACATCGACCACTTCCAGGCGGTGCACGCCGGGCAGGGGGAGGACGCCGGCGGCGGCGGCCAGGGCGAGGACGCCATCTGGTCGCACCGCTGGTACGTCAACGGTGACGACTACGGCGTGACCGGCCCGGCCGGCAACCTGTCCGGTGGTGCTCAGATCGGCCAGTCGACGTACTGGTTCGGCGACTACACCACGGAGCCGGAGAACGGTGGCCTCGGCGTCTTCGCGCACGAGTACGGCCACGACCTCGGTCTGCCGGACTACTACGACACTGCCGGCGGCGAGAACGGCACCGCATTCTGGACCCTGATGAGCTCCGGCTCGTGGCTGAGCCACGGCGGCACCGAGGGCATCGGCACGACGCCCGGCCTGATGGGCCCGGAGGAGAAGCTGTTCCTCGGCTGGCTGGACTACAGCACCGTCCCGGCCGGGAAGTCGGGCAACTTCACCCTCAACCCGTCCCAGTACCACGTCTCCGGCAAGGACCAGGCCGTCAAGATCGACCTGCCGGACGCCACGGTGACGAAGGACTACACGACGCCGCCGTCGGGGACCCACGCCTGGTGGACCGGCAGCGCTGACGACCTGAACGAGAGCCTGACCACTTCGGTGGCGGCCGCGGGCAAGGTCAGCGTCAGCGCGAGCGCCTGGTACAACATCGAGGCCGGCTACGACTTCCTGTACGCCGAGTACTCCCTCGACGGTGGCCAGACGTGGCAGCGTACGGGCAGCGGTGTCGACGGCTCATCGAACGGCCGGTGGACCACGCTGCGCTACTCCTACGACGCGGGTGGCTCTGCCTCGGAGTTCCGGTTCCGCTACCAGTCGGACGGCGGCGTGCACCTGGCCGGTGCCTTCCTCGACGACATCTCGGTCAACGGGACCGTCGACGACGTCGAGAGCGGCACCGGCGCGTGGACGAAATCCGGGCTGTGGCAGATCAGTACCGGCACGGTGTCGAAGACCTCGCCGTCCTACTACCTTGTCGAGAACCGGGAGTACGCCGGCTACGACGACACGCTGCGGACCGGGCCGTACCAGTTCAGTGAGGCGTACAAGCGCCCGGACTGGGTGGAGTTCTTCAAGTTCCAGAACGGCCTGCTGGTCTGGTACGTGAACCACTCGGTCGAGGACGACAACACCTCGGAGCACCCGGGCACCGGCCTGTCGCTCCCGGTCGACGCCCGACCGGCGCCGTTCAGCTACCCGGACGGCACGCGGCCGAGCAACCGGCGGCAGCCCTTCGACGCCACGTTCGGCCTGGAGGCGACGGACGAGACGTGCCTGCACAAGCAGGTCGTGGTCGGCAACGGCCCGTCGCAGTCCATCGAGACGGTGGCGGCGTGCGCGGAGAGCAACCCCGGCATCCCGACCTTCGACGACAGCAACCCGCTGGCGTACTGGTCGAGCGCCAACCCGCAGAACAGCGTCAAGGTCGCGGGTGAGGGAGTCACGGTCACCGTGACCGGCGACCGGGGCCAGGACCTGACCGTCAAGGTGGTCAACCCGGCCCAGTAG
- a CDS encoding SigE family RNA polymerase sigma factor — protein sequence MDAVQDEVFRGFVAARGRALIRTAYLLTGDQHLAEDLVQTALERAVQHWSSIRDVGAAEQYVRRTMYRENISLWRRRRLTELPTQVVPEPRRERPAADPTDRSTDRMVLRDALMRLGPRQRTVLVLRYFEDLTEQQTADLLGISVGTVKSQSHKALHAMRSACRDLAPATGGER from the coding sequence GTGGACGCCGTGCAGGACGAGGTGTTCCGCGGGTTCGTGGCGGCCCGCGGGCGCGCCTTGATCCGCACGGCGTACCTGCTGACCGGGGACCAGCACCTTGCCGAGGACCTGGTGCAGACCGCGCTCGAACGTGCGGTGCAGCACTGGTCGAGCATCCGGGACGTCGGCGCCGCCGAGCAGTACGTCCGCCGCACCATGTACCGGGAGAACATCTCGCTGTGGCGGCGGCGCAGGCTCACCGAGCTGCCCACCCAGGTGGTGCCGGAGCCGCGCCGCGAGCGCCCCGCCGCCGACCCGACCGACCGGTCCACCGACCGGATGGTCCTACGGGACGCCCTGATGCGGCTGGGCCCGAGGCAGCGGACCGTGCTCGTGCTGCGCTACTTCGAGGACCTCACGGAGCAGCAGACCGCTGACCTGCTCGGGATCAGCGTGGGCACGGTGAAGAGCCAGTCCCACAAGGCGCTGCACGCCATGCGCTCGGCGTGCCGTGACCTGGCACCAGCAACGGGAGGCGAGCGATGA